One stretch of Miscanthus floridulus cultivar M001 chromosome 18, ASM1932011v1, whole genome shotgun sequence DNA includes these proteins:
- the LOC136524085 gene encoding uncharacterized mitochondrial protein AtMg00860-like, with amino-acid sequence MHRAVLGWGTAWPPACNQSPPEATKVEAVKNWPTLTNLKELRGFLGLIGYYRKFIKHYGILSRPLTDMLKKNVPYVWTSVTEKAFQQLKSALLQAPVLAIPDFSKQFTLETDASDLGFGAILMQGAIL; translated from the coding sequence ATGCACCGAGCGGTCCTGGGATGGGGCACAGCATGGCCTCCTGCGTGCAACCAATCACCCCCTGAAGCAACAAAGGTTGAAGCTGTCAAGAATTGGCCTACCCTAACTAATCTCAAGGAGTTGAGGGGTTTCTTGGGTCTGATTGGCTACTACAGAAAATTCATTAAGCACTATGGCATTCTTAGTAGACCATTGACTGATATGCTTAAGAAGAATGTGCCTTATGTGTGGACTTCAGTTACTGAGAAAGCCTTTCAACAGTTGAAATCTGCTCTGTTACAGGCACCTGTATTAGCCATACCAGACTTCAGTAAGCAGTTCACTCTTGAAACTGATGCCAGTGATCTAGGCTTTGGTGCTATCCTCATGCAGGGGGCCATCCTGTAG